A single window of Streptomyces cathayae DNA harbors:
- a CDS encoding NHLP family bacteriocin export ABC transporter peptidase/permease/ATPase subunit → MTTAQETRGRRRAAPPRRKVPKARGKTVRTPTVLQMEAVECGAASLAMVLGHHGRHVPLEELRIACGVSRDGSRASNLLKAARGYGLTAKGMQMDLAALAEVTAPAILFWEFNHYVVYDGMGRRFGRRGVFVNDPGKGRRFVPLEEFDGSFTGVVLTLEPGPDFTRGGRRPGVLGAMPARLRGTAGTMPAVVLSSLLLVAVGAAVPGLSRTFIDEFLIGGRTSMLGVLFTSMGACVLLTLVLTWLQQANLLRGRLVSSTLSSARFLRHLLRLPVTFFSQRSPADLVQRLQSNDAVAETLSRDLSAAGVDAVVVVLYAVLLYTYDPQLTFVGIGVALLNVLAMRIVIRLRATRTAKLRADTARLTNTAYTGLQLIETMKATGGEDGYFRKWAGQHATTLEEQQRLGVPSAWLGVVAPTLATLNSALILWIGGMRAVEGYISVGLLVAFQALVTRFTAPLTRLNGVAGRIQDFAADVARLKDVENFRADPLYGRPGAGESTRRLHGHVELQNLTFGYNPLDKPLLTGFDLTVGPGQQVALVGGSGSGKSTVSRLLSGLYTPWEGVIRIDGQRIEDIARGALAASVSFVDQEVFLFEGTVRDNVALWDPSIPDEAVEEALRDAALYDVIARRPGGIRSRVEQDGRNFSGGQRQRLEIARALVRRPSILVLDEVTSALDAETELVVMDNLRRRGCACVVIAHRLSTVRDSDEIVVLDHGTVVERGRHEELVARGGAYAALVRER, encoded by the coding sequence GTGACCACCGCACAGGAGACCCGCGGCCGGCGCCGTGCCGCCCCGCCCAGGCGCAAGGTGCCCAAGGCGCGCGGGAAGACCGTCCGTACGCCCACCGTGCTCCAGATGGAGGCCGTGGAGTGCGGCGCCGCCTCCCTGGCGATGGTGCTCGGCCACCACGGCCGCCATGTCCCGCTGGAGGAACTGCGGATCGCCTGCGGTGTCTCCAGGGACGGCTCGCGCGCCAGCAACCTGCTGAAGGCTGCCCGTGGTTACGGGCTGACCGCCAAGGGCATGCAGATGGATCTGGCCGCCCTCGCCGAGGTGACGGCGCCGGCCATCCTGTTCTGGGAGTTCAACCACTACGTCGTCTACGACGGCATGGGCCGCCGGTTCGGCCGTCGCGGGGTGTTCGTCAACGACCCCGGCAAGGGCCGCCGTTTCGTGCCGCTGGAGGAGTTCGACGGCAGTTTCACCGGTGTCGTCCTGACCCTGGAACCCGGGCCGGACTTCACCCGGGGCGGTCGCAGGCCGGGCGTCCTCGGCGCGATGCCGGCCCGGCTGCGCGGCACGGCGGGGACGATGCCCGCCGTGGTGCTGTCGAGCCTGCTGCTGGTGGCGGTCGGCGCGGCGGTGCCCGGGCTCAGCCGTACCTTCATCGACGAGTTCCTGATCGGCGGCCGGACGTCGATGCTGGGCGTGCTGTTCACGTCGATGGGCGCCTGTGTCCTGCTCACCCTGGTGCTGACCTGGCTCCAGCAGGCCAACCTGCTGCGCGGGCGGCTCGTCTCCTCCACGCTGTCCAGCGCCCGCTTCCTGCGGCATCTGCTGCGGCTGCCGGTGACGTTCTTCTCCCAGCGCAGCCCGGCGGACCTGGTGCAGCGCCTGCAGTCCAACGACGCCGTGGCCGAGACGCTGTCCCGGGACCTGTCGGCGGCGGGCGTGGACGCCGTCGTCGTCGTGCTGTACGCGGTGCTGCTGTACACCTACGACCCGCAGCTCACCTTCGTCGGGATCGGGGTGGCGCTGCTCAACGTCCTGGCGATGCGGATCGTCATCCGGCTGCGCGCGACCCGTACGGCGAAACTGCGCGCGGACACCGCACGCCTCACCAACACGGCGTACACCGGTCTGCAGCTGATCGAGACGATGAAGGCGACCGGCGGCGAGGACGGCTACTTCCGCAAGTGGGCCGGGCAGCACGCGACCACGCTGGAGGAGCAGCAGCGGCTCGGGGTGCCGAGTGCCTGGCTCGGCGTGGTCGCGCCGACGCTCGCCACGCTCAACAGCGCGCTGATCCTGTGGATCGGCGGTATGCGCGCGGTCGAGGGGTACATCTCGGTCGGTCTGCTGGTCGCCTTCCAGGCGCTGGTCACCCGGTTCACCGCGCCGCTGACCCGGCTCAACGGCGTCGCGGGCCGGATCCAGGACTTCGCGGCGGACGTGGCCCGGCTGAAGGACGTGGAGAACTTCCGGGCCGACCCGCTCTACGGCCGCCCCGGCGCCGGGGAGTCCACGCGCCGGCTGCACGGCCATGTCGAGCTGCAGAACCTCACCTTCGGCTACAACCCTTTGGACAAACCGCTGTTGACCGGCTTCGACCTGACCGTCGGGCCGGGGCAGCAGGTGGCGCTGGTCGGTGGCTCCGGCAGCGGCAAGTCCACGGTGTCCCGGCTGCTCTCGGGCCTGTACACGCCGTGGGAGGGCGTGATCCGGATCGACGGGCAGCGCATCGAGGACATCGCGCGCGGGGCGCTGGCGGCGTCCGTCTCCTTCGTCGACCAGGAGGTGTTCCTCTTCGAGGGCACCGTCCGCGACAACGTGGCGCTGTGGGACCCGTCGATCCCGGACGAGGCGGTCGAGGAGGCGCTCCGGGACGCGGCCCTGTACGACGTGATCGCGCGTCGGCCGGGCGGCATCCGCAGCCGGGTCGAGCAGGACGGCCGGAACTTCTCCGGCGGGCAGCGCCAGCGCCTGGAGATCGCACGGGCGCTGGTGCGGCGGCCGAGCATCCTGGTGCTGGACGAGGTGACCAGCGCGCTGGACGCCGAGACCGAGCTGGTCGTGATGGACAACCTGCGCCGACGCGGCTGTGCCTGTGTGGTGATCGCGCACCGGTTGAGCACGGTCCGGGACAGCGACGAGATCGTCGTCCTCGACCACGGCACGGTCGTGGAGCGCGGCCGGCACGAGGAACTGGTGGCGCGCGGGGGCGCGTACGCCGCGCTGGTCAGGGAGCGGTGA
- a CDS encoding type A2 lantipeptide → MSSTPQVETTEISDAELDNVSGGLSVNAVNTVTGAVDGIAPVSGLADTAVGTVEGVTGLNSAPVMNLVAGL, encoded by the coding sequence ATGAGCTCCACCCCCCAGGTCGAGACCACCGAGATCTCCGACGCCGAGCTGGACAACGTCTCCGGCGGCCTGTCCGTGAACGCCGTGAACACCGTCACGGGCGCGGTGGACGGCATCGCCCCGGTCTCCGGCCTGGCCGACACGGCCGTCGGCACCGTCGAGGGTGTCACCGGTCTGAACTCCGCCCCGGTCATGAACCTGGTCGCCGGTCTCTGA
- a CDS encoding HlyD family efflux transporter periplasmic adaptor subunit — translation MQFRQQALAKLQSPEELDLPVRFARPQGWLVLSVTVVAMAAASVWAVTGSVTSTVAAPAVLTHGQGSYVLQSPLAGQVTAVLAQQGERLPANSPLLKVRTEQGDAVVRTLDAGRITTLAADVGQIITTGANVAAVEKVTGADDPLYATVYVPAESAAGIPVRAAVDLTVQSVPSQEYGVLRGEVKSVDRSAQSAQQITAFLGDSQLGEQFTKKGRPVAVTVELVKSSATKSGYRWSSAQGPPFPLTSMTLASGSVRLSDERPVDWLLP, via the coding sequence GTGCAGTTCCGCCAACAGGCCCTCGCCAAGCTCCAGTCACCCGAGGAACTCGATCTCCCGGTGCGCTTCGCCCGGCCGCAGGGCTGGCTGGTCCTCTCCGTGACCGTGGTCGCCATGGCGGCCGCCTCCGTGTGGGCGGTGACCGGGTCCGTGACCTCCACGGTGGCCGCGCCCGCCGTCCTGACGCACGGGCAGGGCAGTTACGTCCTGCAGAGCCCTCTCGCCGGGCAGGTCACCGCGGTCCTCGCGCAGCAGGGCGAGCGGCTGCCCGCGAACTCCCCCCTCCTGAAGGTCCGTACCGAGCAGGGCGACGCCGTCGTCCGCACCCTGGACGCGGGCCGGATCACCACACTCGCCGCCGACGTCGGGCAGATCATCACCACCGGCGCGAACGTCGCCGCCGTGGAGAAGGTCACCGGCGCCGACGACCCGCTGTACGCAACCGTCTACGTCCCCGCCGAGAGCGCCGCCGGTATTCCCGTGCGCGCCGCGGTCGACCTCACCGTGCAGTCGGTGCCGAGCCAGGAGTACGGCGTGCTGCGCGGCGAGGTGAAGTCGGTGGACCGCTCCGCTCAGTCCGCCCAGCAGATCACCGCGTTCCTCGGGGACAGCCAGCTGGGCGAGCAGTTCACGAAGAAGGGCAGGCCGGTGGCCGTCACGGTCGAACTGGTGAAGTCGTCCGCCACGAAGAGCGGTTACCGGTGGTCCTCCGCCCAGGGGCCGCCGTTCCCCCTGACCTCGATGACCCTGGCCTCGGGCTCCGTCCGGCTGTCCGACGAACGTCCCGTCGACTGGCTGCTGCCGTGA
- a CDS encoding subtilase-type protease inhibitor, translating to MRNTARWAATLALTAAAVCAPLSHGASAAPSGDASALYAPSALVLTLGRGESAAAVTPERAVTLTCAPEASGTHPAAAAACGELAEVGGDLRALTAAEGVFCTRQYDPVVVTVDGVWQGRRVSYERTFPNECVMNAHGSGVLTF from the coding sequence ATGCGGAACACCGCGCGCTGGGCCGCCACCCTCGCCCTGACGGCCGCGGCCGTCTGCGCACCTCTGTCCCACGGCGCGTCGGCCGCCCCGAGCGGTGACGCGTCCGCGCTCTACGCCCCGTCGGCCCTCGTGCTCACCCTGGGGCGCGGTGAGAGCGCGGCGGCCGTCACGCCGGAACGCGCCGTCACCCTGACCTGTGCCCCCGAGGCATCGGGCACCCACCCGGCCGCGGCCGCGGCGTGCGGGGAACTGGCCGAGGTGGGCGGGGACCTGCGCGCGCTGACCGCCGCGGAGGGAGTGTTCTGCACCAGGCAGTACGACCCGGTCGTGGTCACCGTCGACGGCGTGTGGCAGGGACGACGGGTGTCCTACGAGCGCACCTTTCCCAACGAATGCGTGATGAACGCCCATGGTTCGGGCGTCCTCACGTTCTGA
- a CDS encoding RICIN domain-containing protein translates to MPTPHSRRSPYPPPGGNPGESDEALATRLRGRPESEAAQSVALLTARHWTSMHDYATVCLASSGPTAAMVTAAAQHRVLDRIALGEPAVALRPVLLVAVRDTVRDWAADDRTADALPDLQKPAGGRGMRAAKTMTPDNRALAQRSFRSLPALARCVLWHVEVEAEAVSVPAALLGIDPDIASGALEQARDAFRQGCVRAHQELAPTKDCRFYNRLLDVPIRRGKALLPDVQRHLTDCRHCRNAAEQLSHFEGALGTLLAEAVLGWGARRYLDSRPGRAAPGPRGGRAARRGHRGGGGRGGGSRHRLLSRIPAPARLAGLGLPDAVRSTRTLLTGLGAVSAGVLVSVLIAGPPTPGGGAGPTGATSAAGGGGVVPTESPPGVAGLPTGPEQTLLRNAASGLCLDTRGEPRNGVGTRLAPCSSRWSQQWTYEDDGLLRSVADPGLCLDSHKDAGVVVLATCAEEHDGRGDDVRYDLTVQGELLPRWDEQLALAPAGPDANADVVVRVRDRAEDQRWVTEPVESAEDS, encoded by the coding sequence GTGCCCACCCCTCATTCCCGTCGGTCACCGTATCCCCCTCCCGGCGGGAATCCGGGGGAGTCCGACGAGGCCCTCGCCACGCGGCTGCGAGGCCGCCCGGAGAGCGAGGCCGCCCAGTCCGTGGCACTGCTGACGGCGCGTCACTGGACGTCCATGCACGACTACGCGACCGTCTGCCTCGCCTCGTCGGGGCCGACGGCCGCCATGGTCACCGCGGCGGCACAGCACCGGGTCCTGGACCGGATCGCCCTCGGCGAACCGGCCGTCGCGCTGCGCCCGGTGCTGCTGGTGGCCGTGCGGGACACGGTCCGGGACTGGGCCGCCGACGACCGCACGGCGGACGCTCTGCCCGACCTGCAGAAACCCGCGGGCGGACGCGGCATGCGCGCGGCGAAGACGATGACGCCGGACAACCGCGCGCTCGCCCAGCGTTCCTTCCGCTCCCTGCCCGCCCTCGCGCGCTGCGTGCTCTGGCACGTGGAGGTCGAGGCGGAAGCCGTATCGGTTCCGGCCGCTCTGCTCGGCATCGATCCCGACATCGCGTCGGGTGCGCTCGAACAGGCGCGTGACGCATTCCGTCAGGGCTGCGTCCGCGCCCATCAGGAACTCGCGCCCACGAAGGACTGCCGGTTCTACAACCGTCTCCTCGACGTGCCCATCCGCCGGGGCAAGGCGCTGCTCCCCGACGTGCAGCGGCACCTGACGGACTGCCGCCACTGCCGGAACGCCGCCGAGCAGCTGAGCCACTTCGAGGGCGCTCTCGGCACGCTCCTCGCCGAGGCGGTCCTCGGCTGGGGCGCCCGCCGCTACCTCGACTCCCGCCCCGGCCGGGCGGCACCGGGCCCGCGCGGCGGCCGCGCCGCCCGCCGCGGGCACCGGGGCGGCGGCGGACGGGGCGGCGGCAGCCGGCACCGTCTCCTGTCCCGGATTCCCGCACCCGCCCGCCTCGCCGGCCTGGGACTCCCGGACGCGGTGCGCTCCACCCGCACCCTGCTCACCGGCCTCGGAGCCGTCTCGGCCGGTGTGCTGGTGAGTGTGCTCATCGCGGGGCCCCCCACCCCCGGCGGCGGTGCCGGCCCGACGGGCGCCACCAGCGCGGCCGGCGGCGGAGGAGTCGTACCGACCGAGTCCCCGCCGGGCGTGGCCGGCCTGCCCACGGGGCCGGAGCAGACCCTCCTGCGCAACGCCGCCTCCGGCCTGTGCCTCGACACCCGGGGCGAGCCCCGGAACGGCGTCGGCACCCGCCTGGCGCCGTGCTCCTCGCGGTGGAGCCAGCAGTGGACCTACGAGGACGACGGACTGCTGCGCAGCGTGGCCGACCCCGGTCTGTGCCTGGACTCGCACAAGGACGCCGGCGTCGTCGTCCTCGCCACCTGCGCCGAGGAGCACGACGGCCGGGGCGACGACGTGCGCTACGACCTCACCGTGCAGGGCGAGTTGCTGCCCCGATGGGACGAACAGCTGGCGCTCGCCCCGGCCGGCCCCGACGCGAACGCCGACGTCGTCGTCAGGGTGCGGGACCGGGCCGAGGACCAGCGCTGGGTGACCGAACCGGTGGAGTCGGCCGAGGACTCCTGA
- a CDS encoding toxin Doc — protein sequence MGPVLHIDVPWLLQRHEEVLPDQPTINDFSALVAAVARHRVDPPRLGVNSDPAWRAAALLHTLALLRPLPSANARFACATAVAYMFVSGAGIDPPYGAIVDLARDLMSGTADVYAAADRLRSWQI from the coding sequence ATGGGACCCGTCCTGCACATCGACGTGCCCTGGCTGCTCCAGCGGCACGAGGAGGTCCTCCCGGACCAGCCCACCATCAACGACTTCTCGGCGCTGGTCGCGGCCGTCGCCCGGCACCGCGTCGACCCGCCCCGCCTCGGCGTGAACTCGGACCCGGCCTGGCGGGCCGCCGCCCTGCTGCACACCCTCGCCCTGCTCCGGCCACTGCCGTCGGCCAACGCCCGCTTCGCCTGCGCGACGGCCGTGGCGTACATGTTCGTCAGCGGAGCGGGCATCGACCCGCCCTACGGCGCGATCGTCGACCTGGCCCGCGATCTGATGTCCGGTACGGCGGACGTCTACGCGGCGGCGGACCGACTGCGGTCCTGGCAGATCTGA
- a CDS encoding NHLP bacteriocin export ABC transporter permease/ATPase subunit yields the protein MTTTVQEQEGPGGDLVLGALGSLGTRTDCAGFSRLDLAGPQTLWLIASGAVDLFAVDAEERGHWHHLGRLEAGSLLLGPGAGPRHTLVARPLRDCVVHRIGLRELYRAADTQTWSYDEYGDPQYVPPATSPLEYALALGVGRSLSVLFQAPMATERAAAPSDDDVFWMQVPPGSVQYGSLYGAEAAADLLMDPALWQSLVDQQYRLMTTLDRWIEQLEHTHETRTAEGIKAGEAVRDRADRTLLAAIGKRSALGTTAADADATYAACELVARAAGIALAGPARSGTGGDRLDPVEQIAVASRLRTRAVRLDGRWWRDDVGPLVGHRALSGAPVALLWRRGGYVAVHPATGRETPVEKANAAEFEPQAVMFYRPLPERRLSPLRLMRFCMSGTRGDLTWLLLSGLVTVAIGALVPIATGKVLGEFVPKAQTGLIVQVCLAVIISSVVAAAFMLLQNLTLLRLEGRVEATLQPAVWDRLLRLPTSFFTERSTGELASAAMGISAIRRLLAGVGPTVAQSVTVGAMNLGLLLWFSVPMALAAIGMLVVIAAVFTGLGLWQVRWQRRLVVLTNKLNNQAFQTLRGLPKLRVAAAENYAYGAWASEFARSRELQQKAGRIKNLTAVLGAVYLPLCTLAMFMLLAGPARGSMTAAEFLTFNASVTMVLTSVTQLTGALVSGVAALPLFEQIRPVLDATPEVRAASTRPGPLSGALEARRVSFRYSDDGPLVLDDVSFEARPGEFVAVVGPSGCGKSTLLRLLIGFDRPLSGSVLYDGQDLAALDRSAVRRQCGVVLQHAQPFTGSLLDVICGTEPYTPEEAMAAAEMAGLAEDIRRMPMGLHTIVSGSGAVSGGQRQRLMIAQALIRRPRILFFDEATSALDNETQRTVIESTKALRATRVVIAHRLSTVLDADRVVVMEHGKVVQQGPPAHLLADPAGRLHELVRRQMA from the coding sequence ATGACGACGACCGTGCAGGAGCAGGAGGGACCCGGGGGCGACCTCGTGCTGGGTGCGCTCGGCTCGCTGGGGACGCGGACGGACTGCGCCGGGTTCAGCCGGCTGGATCTGGCGGGGCCGCAGACACTGTGGCTGATCGCGTCCGGCGCGGTGGACCTGTTCGCCGTCGACGCCGAGGAGCGGGGCCACTGGCACCACCTGGGCCGGCTGGAGGCGGGCTCGCTGCTGCTCGGCCCCGGCGCGGGACCGCGGCACACCCTGGTGGCCCGGCCGCTGCGGGACTGTGTGGTGCACCGTATCGGCCTGCGCGAGCTGTACCGGGCGGCGGACACCCAGACCTGGTCGTACGACGAGTACGGCGATCCGCAGTACGTCCCGCCGGCCACGAGCCCGCTGGAGTACGCTCTCGCCCTCGGTGTGGGCCGCAGTCTGTCGGTGCTGTTCCAGGCGCCGATGGCCACCGAGCGGGCCGCCGCGCCCAGCGACGACGACGTGTTCTGGATGCAGGTGCCGCCGGGCAGCGTGCAGTACGGCTCGCTGTACGGCGCCGAGGCCGCGGCGGACCTGCTGATGGACCCGGCGCTGTGGCAGAGCCTGGTCGACCAGCAGTACCGGCTGATGACCACGCTGGACCGCTGGATCGAGCAGCTGGAGCACACCCACGAGACACGCACCGCCGAGGGCATCAAAGCCGGTGAGGCGGTTCGCGACCGGGCCGACCGGACGCTGCTCGCCGCCATCGGCAAGCGGTCGGCACTGGGGACGACCGCGGCCGACGCGGACGCCACGTACGCGGCCTGCGAGCTGGTCGCGCGGGCGGCCGGGATCGCGCTCGCCGGGCCGGCCCGCTCGGGCACCGGCGGCGATCGGCTCGATCCGGTCGAGCAGATCGCCGTCGCGTCCCGTCTGCGCACCCGTGCCGTACGGCTGGACGGCCGCTGGTGGCGGGACGACGTCGGCCCGCTGGTGGGTCACCGGGCGTTGTCCGGCGCGCCGGTGGCGCTGCTGTGGCGACGCGGCGGATATGTCGCGGTGCATCCCGCGACGGGGCGTGAGACACCGGTGGAGAAGGCGAACGCCGCGGAGTTCGAGCCGCAGGCGGTGATGTTCTACCGCCCGCTGCCCGAACGGCGGCTCAGCCCGCTCAGGTTGATGCGGTTCTGCATGTCGGGCACCCGCGGCGATCTGACGTGGCTGCTGCTCAGCGGTCTGGTCACGGTGGCGATCGGGGCACTGGTGCCGATCGCCACGGGCAAGGTGCTCGGCGAGTTCGTGCCGAAGGCGCAGACCGGGCTGATCGTGCAGGTGTGTCTCGCGGTGATCATCAGCAGTGTGGTGGCCGCCGCCTTCATGCTGCTGCAGAACCTCACCCTGCTGCGGCTGGAGGGCCGGGTGGAGGCCACGCTCCAGCCGGCCGTGTGGGACAGGCTGCTGCGGCTGCCGACGTCGTTCTTCACCGAGCGCTCGACCGGTGAGCTGGCGAGCGCGGCCATGGGCATCAGCGCGATCCGCCGGCTGCTGGCCGGGGTCGGGCCGACGGTGGCCCAGTCGGTCACCGTCGGCGCGATGAACCTGGGGCTGCTGCTGTGGTTCAGCGTGCCGATGGCGTTGGCCGCGATCGGGATGCTCGTCGTCATCGCCGCGGTGTTCACGGGGCTCGGACTGTGGCAGGTGCGGTGGCAGCGGCGTCTGGTGGTGCTCACCAACAAGCTGAACAACCAGGCCTTCCAGACACTGCGCGGACTGCCGAAGCTGCGGGTGGCGGCGGCGGAGAACTACGCGTACGGGGCGTGGGCGTCCGAGTTCGCCCGCAGCCGTGAGCTCCAGCAGAAGGCCGGCCGGATCAAGAACCTGACGGCGGTGCTGGGCGCGGTCTACCTGCCGCTGTGCACGCTGGCGATGTTCATGCTGCTGGCGGGCCCGGCGCGCGGCTCGATGACGGCGGCCGAGTTCCTCACCTTCAACGCGTCGGTGACGATGGTGCTGACCTCGGTCACCCAGCTGACCGGCGCGCTCGTCTCCGGGGTGGCCGCGCTGCCGCTGTTCGAGCAGATCCGGCCGGTGCTGGACGCGACGCCCGAGGTGCGGGCGGCGAGCACCCGGCCGGGCCCGCTGAGCGGGGCGCTCGAGGCACGGCGGGTGTCCTTCCGCTACTCGGACGACGGTCCGCTGGTCCTGGACGACGTCTCCTTCGAGGCGCGGCCGGGCGAGTTCGTGGCGGTGGTCGGTCCCAGCGGCTGCGGCAAGTCCACCCTGCTGCGGCTGCTCATCGGCTTCGACCGGCCGCTGTCGGGCAGTGTGCTGTACGACGGTCAGGACCTGGCCGCACTCGACCGGTCGGCGGTGCGCCGGCAGTGCGGTGTGGTGCTCCAGCACGCCCAGCCGTTCACCGGTTCCCTCCTGGACGTCATCTGCGGCACCGAACCGTACACGCCCGAGGAGGCGATGGCGGCGGCCGAGATGGCGGGGCTCGCCGAGGACATCCGGCGGATGCCGATGGGGCTGCACACCATCGTCTCGGGCAGCGGCGCGGTCTCCGGTGGCCAGCGGCAGCGGCTGATGATCGCCCAGGCGCTGATCCGCCGGCCGCGCATCCTCTTCTTCGACGAGGCGACCAGCGCCCTGGACAACGAGACGCAGCGCACGGTGATCGAGAGCACCAAGGCGCTGCGGGCCACCCGGGTCGTCATCGCGCACCGCCTGTCGACGGTGCTGGACGCGGACCGGGTGGTGGTGATGGAGCACGGCAAGGTGGTCCAGCAGGGCCCGCCGGCCCATTTGCTCGCCGACCCGGCCGGGCGACTGCACGAACTGGTGCGGCGGCAGATGGCGTGA